From a region of the uncultured Desulfatiglans sp. genome:
- a CDS encoding Dehydrogenase, beta subunit family protein: protein MLEYAGKIREAAKKLLADGKVDVFIGYQKGSVPMMNEPVLVKDPEQTEILHWDSHCGLNLCNYLTKRTDKIGIVANGCNSRNIVTHIIENQIARDQLYIVGIPCEGMIDHRAVVRAVKYREITSVEEEGDRFTVKGPGYEETFAKKDFLRSNCVICRHRNPVIYDEMLGDPVPEQTDVDAYEDVKKIEGMSSEQKWEFFNRMISRCIRCYACRNACPLCYCPTCFVDESRPQWVGKSIDPTDTMTFHFLRAYHCAGRCTDCGACERVCPVGIPVRQFTKKLNKDAEELFSWEAGLTLDQRPPLDVYKPDDYNAFIR from the coding sequence ATGTTGGAATATGCTGGCAAGATCAGAGAAGCAGCCAAGAAGCTGCTTGCCGATGGAAAGGTGGACGTATTCATCGGTTACCAAAAGGGTTCGGTCCCGATGATGAACGAGCCTGTCCTGGTGAAGGATCCGGAGCAGACGGAGATTCTACACTGGGACAGTCACTGCGGTCTGAACCTCTGCAATTACCTCACCAAGCGCACGGACAAGATCGGCATCGTCGCAAACGGATGCAATTCCCGCAATATCGTCACGCACATCATCGAAAACCAGATCGCGCGGGATCAACTCTATATCGTCGGCATTCCGTGCGAAGGCATGATCGATCATCGCGCCGTGGTGAGGGCCGTCAAGTACCGTGAGATTACCTCCGTCGAGGAAGAAGGCGACCGGTTCACCGTAAAAGGGCCGGGATACGAGGAAACATTTGCCAAGAAGGATTTCCTCCGCAGCAACTGTGTCATCTGCCGCCATCGCAACCCCGTTATTTATGACGAAATGCTGGGGGATCCGGTTCCGGAACAGACAGATGTCGATGCCTATGAGGACGTGAAAAAGATCGAGGGAATGTCCTCGGAGCAGAAATGGGAGTTCTTCAATCGGATGATCTCAAGATGCATCCGGTGTTATGCGTGCCGCAACGCCTGTCCTCTGTGCTACTGTCCGACATGTTTCGTCGACGAAAGCCGGCCGCAGTGGGTGGGAAAGAGCATCGATCCCACCGATACCATGACGTTTCACTTCCTGCGCGCCTATCACTGTGCCGGACGCTGCACCGATTGCGGTGCCTGCGAGCGGGTTTGCCCGGTCGGTATCCCCGTCAGGCAGTTCACCAAGAAACTCAACAAAGACGCTGAGGAACTCTTTTCCTGGGAAGCTGGTCTGACGCTGGATCAAAGGCCGCCCTTGGATGTCTATAAACCGGATGACTACAATGCGTTTATCCGGTAG
- a CDS encoding Anaerobic sulfite reductase, A subunit family protein yields the protein MTDKIFTKDEWLERLGGVKGDYKVFVPVKDGDFHMFAPIDNGKKPDFDYQNTRLSPKALVYPQSERMFEYSLDKQGEDAFIVKEAPKDYAPQAVVGIRPCDAQAFQIVKINFDNREFRDPWWVQRFESSVLIGLGCNEPCDTCFCNSVGGGPFSEKGLDALLFDLGDAFLVRVITEKGQAFVDKMGGGADAAQDAIDKAKRLALEAEGRMTSKVPTDKLKDKVVLDLFNAPFWDEVAFACINCGTCTYLCPTCWCFDIQDETYGKQGDRLRNWDSCMFPLFTLHGSGHNPRDKKFQRVRQRFMHKLKYYVDKYGDGVQCSGCGRCVRYCPVNIDIRKVCARMNAYEG from the coding sequence ATGACAGACAAGATATTCACTAAAGATGAGTGGTTGGAACGTCTTGGGGGCGTTAAAGGAGATTACAAGGTATTCGTACCGGTCAAGGATGGTGATTTTCACATGTTCGCCCCGATCGACAACGGGAAAAAACCGGATTTCGACTATCAGAATACGCGGCTTTCCCCCAAAGCCTTGGTCTATCCTCAGTCCGAGCGGATGTTCGAATATTCCTTGGACAAGCAGGGTGAGGATGCCTTTATCGTCAAAGAGGCCCCGAAAGACTACGCCCCTCAGGCCGTCGTCGGCATCCGGCCGTGCGATGCCCAGGCGTTTCAGATCGTGAAGATCAATTTCGACAATAGGGAATTCCGGGATCCCTGGTGGGTGCAACGTTTCGAGTCTTCGGTCCTGATCGGGCTTGGCTGCAACGAGCCGTGCGACACCTGCTTCTGCAATTCGGTCGGAGGTGGCCCTTTCTCCGAAAAAGGCCTCGATGCGTTGCTCTTCGATCTGGGTGATGCTTTCCTGGTCCGGGTTATCACAGAAAAAGGGCAGGCATTTGTAGATAAAATGGGTGGTGGGGCCGATGCCGCCCAGGACGCAATCGACAAGGCCAAGCGTCTTGCACTGGAGGCCGAAGGTCGGATGACGTCCAAAGTCCCTACCGACAAACTGAAGGACAAGGTCGTTCTGGATCTGTTCAATGCTCCCTTCTGGGATGAGGTGGCGTTTGCCTGCATCAACTGCGGAACCTGCACCTATCTGTGCCCCACCTGCTGGTGCTTCGACATCCAGGACGAGACATACGGCAAACAGGGTGACCGCCTCCGAAACTGGGATTCCTGCATGTTTCCACTCTTCACCTTGCACGGGTCGGGCCACAATCCGAGAGACAAGAAATTTCAGCGTGTTCGGCAGCGTTTCATGCACAAACTGAAATACTATGTCGATAAGTACGGTGACGGTGTGCAGTGCTCCGGTTGCGGCCGCTGTGTGCGCTATTGTCCGGTCAACATCGATATCAGGAAAGTTTGCGCCCGGATGAATGCGTACGAAGGATAG
- a CDS encoding Methyl-viologen-reducing hydrogenase, delta subunit, with protein sequence MSEWEPKITTFLCHWCSYGAADLAGVSRLQYPPNFRVIRVPCSGRVSPKFILAAFRHGADGVWVSG encoded by the coding sequence ATGAGTGAATGGGAACCCAAGATCACGACATTTCTTTGTCATTGGTGCAGCTATGGCGCAGCCGATCTGGCGGGCGTCAGCCGGCTCCAATATCCGCCCAACTTCAGGGTTATTCGTGTTCCCTGTTCAGGACGGGTGAGCCCTAAATTCATCTTGGCTGCCTTCCGGCACGGTGCCGACGGCGTTTGGGTCTCCGGGTGA
- a CDS encoding hypothetical protein (Evidence 5 : Unknown function), with amino-acid sequence MGQPPHSRLKTGLSREIFPDVHLSKRLFVRLAEAASAQTPDSLDRSKNPSPAQKAGYAK; translated from the coding sequence ATGGGCCAACCCCCCCATTCCAGATTGAAAACCGGGTTGTCCCGGGAAATCTTTCCGGATGTGCACCTCTCTAAGCGATTGTTTGTGAGGCTGGCGGAAGCCGCCTCAGCGCAAACTCCTGATTCCCTAGACAGGAGCAAGAACCCCTCTCCAGCTCAAAAAGCTGGTTACGCCAAATAG